One genomic segment of Microbacterium sp. BLY includes these proteins:
- a CDS encoding HPr family phosphocarrier protein: protein MTATRTVRIGSSHGLHARPAKIFAQAAKDSGLAVTIAKDSGKPVNAASILGVIALAIEHGDYVTLTAEGDGAEDVLDTLTELLTTDHDQDATG, encoded by the coding sequence ATGACCGCCACCCGCACCGTCCGCATCGGCTCCTCGCACGGCCTGCACGCCCGTCCGGCGAAGATCTTCGCGCAGGCCGCGAAGGACTCCGGCCTCGCGGTCACCATCGCCAAGGACTCCGGCAAGCCCGTCAACGCGGCGAGCATCCTCGGGGTGATCGCCCTGGCGATCGAGCACGGCGACTACGTGACGCTGACGGCCGAGGGCGACGGCGCGGAGGACGTGCTGGACACTCTCACGGAGCTGCTGACGACCGACCACGACCAGGACGCGACCGGATGA
- a CDS encoding PRD domain-containing protein yields MSRQRQDQLLSALLREEGWATAGTLADLLGVTPRSIRSYVAALNARTPGAAVVESGPAGYRAGPGARGALRVRQGGDSAPRERLHALVRLLLDAPEGIDVFDTADALHVSEATLEADLVRVRGLLDGTDLTLERARERVRLRGDEAAQRRLLSRLAHDEMDDASFHPEIFRRALSGTAVDARAVGPFKSALVGELGELGYYVNELAIADVLLHIAIAAERVAAGRALEAPPSGARPEIPRVGAVIARLAAAHFDVVLGEGDSGHLASLVLTRIVAPGGEATRELARSGVSPDVEAAVRAEIARAADDYRVDLVDETFVLRLALHVQNLLRRAEESALTRNPLTRSLKTTYPMIFEVAVSIASGLHDRLGTPIHDDEIAYIAMHVGGRLERSRKAESILTATIVCPGYYELHELLRSSVDRSLGSAIEVTSVVTNVDPDWASFDTDLVLSTIEPGTGGDRFVRIQPFLTDADVDRIQQAAARLRRGRRLTRLREELARYFHPDAYVHPLPDDGEEAIIRRLGAPLVRAGLIGDDYVDNTIVRERMSSTAFTDALAVPHALQMTATRTAIALGVADGSAAWGDGRVQVVALAAFSESDRAAFQTVFEQLVEVFSERESVQRIVRRGTTFEGFLDELVAVIDG; encoded by the coding sequence ATGTCGCGCCAGCGTCAGGACCAGCTCCTCTCCGCGCTGCTGCGCGAGGAGGGCTGGGCGACCGCCGGCACCCTCGCCGATCTCCTGGGCGTGACCCCGCGGAGCATCCGCTCGTACGTCGCGGCGCTGAACGCCCGCACACCCGGCGCCGCCGTCGTCGAGTCCGGTCCCGCGGGCTATCGCGCCGGCCCCGGCGCCCGTGGCGCCCTCCGGGTCCGGCAGGGTGGCGACTCCGCACCGCGGGAACGCCTCCACGCGCTCGTCCGGCTGCTCCTCGACGCGCCGGAGGGCATCGACGTCTTCGACACCGCGGACGCGCTGCACGTGAGCGAGGCGACCCTCGAGGCCGATCTCGTGCGGGTGCGCGGCCTCCTCGACGGCACCGACCTGACGTTGGAGCGGGCGCGCGAACGGGTGCGGCTCCGCGGCGACGAGGCGGCGCAGCGGCGTCTGCTCAGCCGCCTCGCCCATGACGAGATGGACGACGCGTCCTTCCACCCCGAGATCTTCCGGAGAGCCCTCTCCGGCACGGCCGTCGACGCGAGGGCCGTCGGTCCCTTCAAATCCGCCCTGGTCGGCGAGCTCGGCGAACTCGGCTACTACGTCAACGAGCTCGCGATCGCCGACGTCCTGCTCCACATCGCCATCGCGGCCGAGCGCGTGGCGGCCGGCCGGGCCCTCGAGGCTCCGCCGTCCGGCGCCCGACCCGAGATCCCGCGGGTGGGTGCCGTCATCGCGCGGCTCGCGGCCGCGCACTTCGATGTGGTGCTCGGGGAGGGGGACAGCGGACACCTGGCCTCCCTCGTCCTGACGCGCATCGTCGCTCCGGGCGGCGAGGCGACAAGGGAACTCGCGCGCAGCGGTGTCAGTCCGGACGTGGAGGCCGCGGTACGGGCCGAGATCGCGCGGGCGGCCGACGACTACCGGGTCGACCTCGTCGACGAGACCTTCGTGCTGCGTCTCGCCCTGCACGTGCAGAACCTCCTCCGGCGGGCCGAGGAGAGCGCCCTCACCCGCAACCCGCTGACCCGGTCGTTGAAGACGACGTATCCGATGATCTTCGAGGTCGCGGTCTCGATCGCGAGCGGCCTCCACGACCGGCTCGGGACCCCGATCCACGACGACGAGATCGCCTACATCGCCATGCACGTCGGGGGACGGCTGGAGCGGAGCCGCAAGGCGGAGTCCATCCTCACCGCGACGATCGTCTGCCCCGGCTACTACGAGCTGCACGAACTGCTCCGCTCCAGCGTCGACCGCTCGCTGGGGTCGGCCATCGAGGTCACCAGCGTCGTCACCAACGTCGACCCGGACTGGGCGTCCTTCGACACCGACCTCGTGCTGAGCACGATCGAACCGGGAACCGGCGGCGACCGGTTCGTCCGCATCCAGCCGTTCCTCACCGATGCCGATGTCGACCGCATCCAGCAGGCCGCGGCCCGGCTGCGGCGCGGTCGGCGGCTCACCAGACTCCGCGAGGAGCTCGCCCGCTACTTCCACCCGGACGCCTATGTGCACCCGCTCCCCGACGACGGCGAGGAGGCCATCATCCGACGCCTCGGCGCTCCGCTCGTCCGCGCCGGGCTCATCGGCGACGACTACGTGGACAACACGATCGTGCGCGAGCGGATGTCATCGACGGCCTTCACCGACGCGCTCGCCGTCCCGCACGCGCTCCAGATGACCGCGACGCGCACGGCCATCGCACTCGGTGTGGCCGACGGATCGGCGGCGTGGGGAGACGGCCGCGTGCAGGTCGTCGCGCTCGCCGCCTTCAGCGAGAGCGACCGGGCCGCGTTCCAGACCGTGTTCGAGCAGCTCGTCGAGGTGTTCAGCGAGCGGGAGAGCGTGCAGCGGATCGTCCGCCGCGGCACGACGTTCGAGGGCTTCCTCGACGAGCTCGTCGCCGTCATCGACGGCTGA
- a CDS encoding PTS sugar transporter subunit IIB, protein MRILVVCGAGASSTFVAQRLRTAAAATGLDWDADAGTESAVAHGGHDLVLVGPHLRERLAMLRTLTSAPVVVLPDDVFADREGRRTLLLAQSTLAAAGEAPKGTP, encoded by the coding sequence ATGAGGATTCTCGTGGTCTGCGGCGCTGGGGCGTCGAGCACGTTCGTCGCACAGCGCCTGCGCACCGCCGCCGCCGCGACCGGTCTCGACTGGGACGCGGACGCCGGGACGGAGAGCGCGGTCGCCCACGGCGGCCATGATCTCGTCCTCGTCGGCCCGCATCTGCGTGAGCGCCTGGCGATGCTCCGCACTCTCACGTCCGCACCCGTCGTCGTCCTCCCGGACGACGTCTTCGCCGACCGCGAGGGCCGTCGCACCCTCCTGCTCGCCCAGTCGACCCTCGCCGCGGCCGGCGAGGCCCCGAAAGGAACACCATGA
- the ptsP gene encoding phosphoenolpyruvate--protein phosphotransferase, whose product MSALRGVGIGLGVAQGPVVRMTEALPAPENVPSTAGAEAERARAREAVAVVARELTERGEAAGGAAREVLEAQAMIAEDPTLQDEVDARIDAGATAEWAVHDAFAGFRATLEAVGGYLGERAADLDDIAQRVLARLRGVDAPGVPDPGHPFVLVARDLAPADTALLNLDQVLALVTTDGGPTSHTAILAREKGIVAVVGVAGGTALSTGETVIVDAAAGVVTREPTDDERARATERAAARRAADDAPLTPGALADGTPVALLANLGKPADAADAVARGAEGVGLFRTEFLFLSASQAPTVAQQRQAYRELLEAFPGQKVVVRMLDAGADKPLAFLNDAHEENPALGLRGLRALRASEDILREQLTALAEADAETSADLWVMAPMVATVEETAYFTGLAREYGLQTAGVMVEVPSSALLADRVLAHADFASIGTNDLTQYTMAADRLLGSVASFQDPWHPAVLRLVREVGTAGARLGKPVGICGEAAADPLLAVVLVGLGATSLSMAPSALADVRQALAARTPDEAVRLAEAALAADDAPSARTAAATLAAALPPHQKETTS is encoded by the coding sequence ATGAGCGCGCTGCGAGGAGTGGGGATTGGCCTCGGCGTCGCGCAGGGGCCGGTCGTGCGCATGACCGAGGCGCTGCCGGCGCCTGAGAACGTTCCGAGCACGGCGGGAGCCGAGGCAGAGCGCGCCAGGGCCCGCGAGGCGGTCGCGGTCGTCGCCCGCGAACTCACGGAACGCGGCGAGGCCGCCGGCGGGGCGGCCAGGGAGGTCCTCGAGGCGCAGGCGATGATCGCGGAGGACCCCACCCTGCAGGACGAGGTCGACGCCAGGATCGATGCCGGTGCGACCGCGGAGTGGGCGGTGCATGACGCCTTCGCCGGGTTCCGTGCGACGCTCGAGGCCGTCGGCGGCTACCTCGGCGAGCGCGCCGCCGACCTCGACGACATCGCCCAGCGGGTGCTCGCCCGCCTGCGCGGGGTGGACGCCCCCGGCGTCCCCGACCCCGGCCACCCCTTCGTCCTCGTGGCGCGCGACCTCGCCCCGGCCGACACGGCCCTGCTGAACCTCGACCAGGTGCTCGCCCTCGTGACCACCGACGGCGGACCCACCTCCCACACCGCGATCCTCGCCAGGGAGAAGGGCATCGTGGCGGTCGTCGGCGTCGCCGGCGGCACGGCGCTGTCCACCGGGGAGACGGTGATCGTCGACGCCGCCGCTGGTGTCGTCACCCGCGAACCCACCGACGACGAGCGTGCTCGTGCCACCGAGCGCGCCGCCGCCCGCAGGGCCGCGGACGACGCGCCCCTCACGCCCGGTGCCCTCGCCGACGGCACGCCGGTCGCGCTGCTCGCGAACCTGGGCAAGCCCGCGGACGCGGCGGACGCGGTGGCGCGCGGCGCGGAGGGCGTCGGGCTGTTCCGCACCGAGTTCCTCTTCCTGTCCGCGTCGCAGGCGCCCACCGTGGCCCAGCAGCGCCAGGCGTACCGGGAGCTGCTGGAGGCCTTCCCCGGGCAGAAGGTCGTCGTGCGGATGCTCGACGCGGGGGCGGACAAGCCGTTGGCCTTCCTCAACGACGCCCACGAGGAGAACCCGGCCCTGGGCCTGCGTGGTCTGCGAGCGCTCCGGGCGAGTGAAGACATCCTCCGCGAGCAGCTGACGGCGCTCGCCGAGGCCGACGCCGAGACCTCCGCCGACCTCTGGGTCATGGCACCCATGGTCGCCACGGTCGAGGAGACCGCGTACTTCACCGGCCTCGCCCGGGAGTACGGCCTGCAGACCGCAGGGGTCATGGTCGAGGTGCCCTCCAGCGCGCTGCTCGCCGACCGCGTGCTGGCTCACGCGGACTTCGCGTCGATCGGCACGAACGACCTCACGCAGTACACGATGGCCGCAGACCGTCTCCTCGGCTCGGTGGCCTCGTTCCAGGACCCGTGGCATCCCGCCGTGCTGCGCCTCGTGCGGGAGGTCGGCACGGCCGGCGCCCGCCTGGGCAAGCCGGTCGGGATCTGCGGCGAGGCCGCCGCCGACCCGCTGCTCGCCGTCGTCCTCGTGGGGCTCGGCGCCACGAGTCTGTCCATGGCCCCGTCCGCCCTCGCCGACGTGCGTCAGGCGCTCGCCGCCCGCACGCCCGATGAGGCCGTGCGCCTCGCGGAAGCCGCGCTGGCCGCGGACGACGCCCCCTCCGCCCGCACCGCTGCGGCGACCCTCGCCGCGGCCCTCCCCCCTCACCAGAAAGAGACCACATCATGA
- a CDS encoding purine-nucleoside phosphorylase → MPETHSNPLDDPAANPFEVAAEAAADIARLTGVEKHDIALTLGSGWGKAADLIGETVATIPATEVTGFSKPALEGHVGTLRSIRTPGGKNVLVIGARTHYYENHGVRRVVHSVRTAAATGASIMVLTNGAGGIRETWKPGQPVLISDHINLTADSPLEGATFIDLTDLYAKRLRDIARTVDPSLDEGVYTQFRGPHYETPAEVQMAKHIGGHIVGMSTALEAIAAREAGMEILGFSLITNLAAGIQQTPLSHAEVIEAGREAEPVISALLARVVEAL, encoded by the coding sequence ATGCCTGAAACCCACAGCAACCCCCTCGACGACCCCGCCGCGAACCCGTTCGAGGTCGCCGCCGAAGCCGCCGCCGACATCGCGCGGCTGACAGGCGTCGAGAAGCACGACATCGCCCTCACGCTCGGCAGCGGCTGGGGCAAGGCGGCCGACCTCATCGGCGAGACCGTCGCCACGATCCCGGCGACCGAGGTGACGGGCTTCTCGAAGCCCGCGCTGGAGGGCCACGTCGGGACGCTGCGCAGCATCCGCACCCCGGGCGGGAAGAACGTCCTCGTCATCGGCGCCCGCACGCACTACTACGAGAACCACGGCGTCCGCCGGGTCGTCCACAGCGTCCGCACGGCGGCCGCGACCGGCGCCTCGATCATGGTCCTCACCAACGGCGCCGGCGGCATCCGCGAGACCTGGAAGCCCGGCCAGCCCGTGCTCATCAGCGACCACATCAACCTCACCGCCGACTCCCCGCTGGAGGGCGCGACGTTCATCGACCTCACCGACCTCTACGCGAAGCGCCTGCGCGACATCGCCCGCACGGTCGACCCCTCCCTCGACGAGGGCGTGTACACGCAGTTCCGCGGCCCGCACTACGAGACCCCGGCCGAGGTCCAGATGGCGAAGCACATCGGCGGGCACATCGTCGGCATGTCGACGGCGCTGGAGGCCATCGCGGCGCGCGAGGCCGGCATGGAGATCCTCGGGTTCTCGCTCATCACGAACCTCGCCGCGGGCATCCAGCAGACGCCGCTCAGCCACGCCGAGGTCATCGAGGCCGGACGCGAGGCGGAGCCGGTGATCTCCGCCCTCCTCGCGCGGGTGGTCGAGGCGCTGTGA
- a CDS encoding HPr family phosphocarrier protein, whose amino-acid sequence MPVRHVVVSAHNGVHARPVAELVRLAQAHELPVTLRTSDGTTVDLRSVLAVMDLALAPGDEVLLETAPSATSESVLAQLARVLAPDA is encoded by the coding sequence ATGCCGGTCCGCCACGTCGTCGTCAGCGCCCACAACGGGGTGCACGCACGACCGGTCGCGGAGCTCGTGCGCCTTGCGCAGGCGCACGAGCTCCCGGTCACGCTGCGCACGTCCGACGGCACCACGGTCGATCTGCGCAGCGTCCTCGCCGTGATGGACCTCGCCCTCGCTCCGGGCGACGAGGTGCTGCTGGAGACCGCCCCCTCCGCCACGTCGGAGAGCGTCCTCGCGCAGCTCGCGCGGGTGCTGGCGCCGGACGCCTGA
- a CDS encoding phospho-sugar mutase codes for MSEERLAQARAWLRQDPDPQTRDELAGIVTRAAAGDDAAAADLDDRFGSRLAFGTAGLRGALGAGSNRMNRLLVSQAAAGFAAYLRERAGGATPTVVIGYDGRRNSRVFAQDSAELFAGAGLRAILLPRLLPTPVLAFAVRHLGADAGVMVTASHNPPDDNGYKVYLGGADAGSQIVAPADAEIAAHIQRIADTADARALPRSTAYETAGEDLVEAYVAATAAVAPAPAAARRLRWVYTAMHGVGWETFARILDTAGYPRPLVVDEQLHPDATFRTVSFPNPEEPGAMDLAFAKARRTKADFILANDPDADRLAVAIPDDSAPDGWRRLTGNEVGLLLGARAARAAAGTPGASLACSLVSSPGLGAIAAHHGLDFHETLTGFKWISRAPGIVFGFEEALGYLVNPETVRDKDGISAAVAVLGLAAEAQERGLTLADLVREVGDTYGHFASAQVSVRVADLSLIGTVMLSLRSLPPTQIGGRSIGSAEDLLRSAPGQPSGDVLRYRLSDGSRVIVRPSGTEPKLKVYIDATGESAEAAAAAVAELEAGVRTLLDERS; via the coding sequence GTGAGCGAGGAGCGTCTCGCCCAGGCCCGCGCCTGGCTGCGCCAGGACCCCGATCCGCAGACCCGCGACGAGCTCGCGGGCATCGTCACGCGTGCCGCCGCGGGCGACGACGCCGCCGCAGCCGACCTCGACGACCGCTTCGGCAGTCGCCTGGCCTTCGGGACCGCAGGCCTGCGCGGCGCCCTCGGCGCCGGGAGCAACCGGATGAACCGCCTGCTCGTGTCGCAGGCCGCGGCCGGCTTCGCGGCGTATCTGCGGGAGCGCGCCGGCGGGGCGACGCCCACCGTCGTCATCGGCTACGACGGGCGGCGCAACTCCCGGGTGTTCGCCCAGGACTCGGCGGAGCTCTTCGCCGGTGCGGGGCTGCGCGCGATCCTGCTCCCCCGCCTCTTGCCGACGCCGGTGCTGGCCTTCGCCGTGCGGCACCTCGGCGCCGACGCGGGCGTCATGGTGACCGCGAGCCACAACCCGCCGGACGACAACGGCTACAAGGTGTACCTCGGCGGTGCCGACGCGGGCTCGCAGATCGTCGCTCCCGCGGACGCCGAGATCGCGGCGCACATCCAGCGCATCGCCGACACCGCGGACGCACGCGCACTGCCGCGGTCGACGGCCTACGAGACCGCGGGCGAGGACCTCGTCGAGGCGTACGTCGCCGCCACCGCGGCCGTCGCCCCGGCTCCCGCCGCGGCCCGTCGCCTCCGCTGGGTCTACACGGCGATGCACGGGGTCGGCTGGGAGACGTTCGCCCGCATCCTCGACACCGCCGGATACCCGCGCCCCCTGGTCGTCGACGAGCAGCTGCACCCGGACGCGACCTTCCGCACGGTGTCCTTCCCGAATCCGGAGGAGCCGGGGGCCATGGACCTCGCCTTCGCGAAGGCGCGGAGGACGAAGGCGGACTTCATCCTCGCCAACGATCCCGATGCCGATCGTCTCGCCGTGGCGATCCCGGACGATTCCGCCCCGGACGGGTGGCGACGGCTGACGGGCAACGAGGTGGGTCTGCTGCTCGGCGCGCGCGCCGCACGCGCCGCCGCCGGCACGCCCGGTGCCTCCCTGGCCTGCTCGCTGGTGTCCTCCCCCGGCCTCGGCGCGATCGCCGCGCACCACGGCCTGGACTTCCACGAGACGCTCACGGGCTTCAAGTGGATCTCGCGTGCCCCCGGCATCGTGTTCGGATTCGAGGAGGCGCTCGGCTATCTGGTGAACCCGGAGACCGTGCGCGACAAGGACGGCATCTCGGCGGCCGTCGCGGTGCTCGGACTCGCCGCGGAGGCACAGGAGCGCGGCCTGACCCTCGCCGACCTCGTCCGCGAGGTCGGCGACACGTACGGCCACTTCGCGAGCGCGCAGGTGTCGGTGCGCGTCGCCGATCTCTCCCTCATCGGCACGGTCATGCTCTCGCTGCGTTCGCTTCCGCCGACGCAGATCGGCGGACGCTCGATCGGCTCCGCGGAGGACCTGCTCCGGAGCGCGCCGGGCCAGCCGTCCGGGGATGTCCTGCGGTACCGCCTCTCGGACGGCTCGCGGGTGATCGTCCGACCGAGCGGCACCGAGCCGAAGCTCAAGGTCTACATCGATGCCACGGGCGAGTCGGCGGAGGCCGCCGCGGCCGCCGTCGCCGAACTCGAGGCGGGCGTGCGGACGCTCCTGGACGAGCGCTCCTGA
- a CDS encoding PTS mannitol transporter subunit IICB, which produces MTTTSPAATRTGGLRVGVQRFGTFLSGMIMPNIAAFIAWGFITMLFIPDGFFGARSPFGWHWAGVAEIIGGGGDSAVIGWQGAMTAVAEGDSGNIAAYVGLVGPMVTYLLPLLIANTAGRLVYGERGGVVATIATVGVIVGTNIPMFLGAMIMGPIAAWLTKRMDRLWEGRIRPGFEMLVNNFSAGILGMVLAILGFFAFGPVILGVSTALGAAVDGLVDLNLLPLVSIIVEPAKVLFLNNAINHGVFTPLGIDQAAETGKSILFLIEANPGPGIGLLLAFSFFGVGAAKASAPGAAIIQFFGGIHEIYFPYALSKPATILALIAGGATGVTTNMVLGGGLAFPAAPGSIIAVTAAAIGPGVANLLVVYLSVILAATVTFLLTAVILRASRKRDLEAESDTFGAAIAQTEANKGKSSAAMDALRSSTGTAAAPAEATTTVVDRPISTIVFACDAGMGSSAMGASVLRNKIKKAGIEGVTVTNAAIANLDGTADVVITQQQLTDRATAKSPDSVHVSVDNFMNSPKYDEVVEMVKEQRKDEE; this is translated from the coding sequence ATGACGACGACGTCACCCGCCGCCACCCGCACCGGTGGCCTCCGCGTGGGCGTGCAGCGTTTCGGCACGTTCCTCTCCGGCATGATCATGCCGAACATCGCGGCCTTCATCGCCTGGGGCTTCATCACGATGCTCTTCATCCCCGACGGGTTCTTCGGTGCCCGGAGTCCGTTCGGCTGGCACTGGGCCGGCGTCGCCGAGATCATCGGCGGCGGCGGCGACTCGGCCGTGATCGGATGGCAGGGCGCCATGACCGCCGTCGCCGAGGGAGACAGCGGCAACATCGCCGCCTACGTCGGCCTCGTCGGCCCGATGGTGACGTACCTCCTGCCCCTCCTCATCGCCAACACCGCGGGCCGCCTGGTCTACGGCGAGCGCGGCGGTGTCGTGGCGACCATCGCGACCGTCGGTGTGATCGTCGGAACGAACATCCCGATGTTCCTCGGGGCCATGATCATGGGTCCGATCGCCGCCTGGCTGACGAAGCGGATGGACCGCCTGTGGGAGGGCCGGATCCGTCCCGGTTTCGAGATGCTCGTCAACAACTTCTCGGCCGGCATCCTCGGCATGGTCCTCGCGATCCTCGGATTCTTCGCGTTCGGTCCGGTCATCCTCGGTGTCAGCACCGCGCTGGGCGCCGCGGTCGACGGTCTCGTCGACCTGAACCTCCTGCCCCTGGTGTCGATCATCGTCGAGCCGGCCAAGGTGCTCTTCCTCAACAATGCCATCAACCACGGCGTGTTCACCCCGCTCGGCATCGATCAGGCCGCCGAGACCGGCAAGTCGATCCTCTTCCTCATCGAGGCGAACCCCGGGCCCGGCATCGGACTGCTGCTGGCGTTCAGCTTCTTCGGGGTCGGCGCGGCCAAGGCCTCCGCTCCCGGTGCCGCCATCATCCAGTTCTTCGGCGGCATCCACGAGATCTACTTCCCGTACGCGCTCAGCAAGCCCGCCACGATCCTCGCGCTCATCGCGGGTGGCGCGACCGGAGTGACGACGAACATGGTCCTCGGCGGCGGCCTGGCCTTCCCGGCGGCCCCCGGCAGCATCATCGCCGTGACTGCCGCGGCCATCGGCCCCGGCGTCGCCAACCTCCTGGTCGTGTACCTGTCGGTCATCCTGGCCGCGACCGTCACGTTCCTGCTCACCGCCGTGATCCTGCGCGCCTCCCGCAAGCGCGACCTCGAAGCGGAGAGCGACACCTTCGGCGCGGCGATCGCGCAGACCGAGGCCAACAAGGGCAAGTCGTCCGCCGCGATGGATGCGCTGCGCTCCTCCACCGGCACGGCCGCCGCCCCTGCTGAGGCGACCACCACGGTCGTCGACCGTCCGATCTCGACGATCGTGTTCGCGTGCGACGCCGGCATGGGCTCCTCCGCGATGGGAGCGAGCGTGCTGCGCAACAAGATCAAGAAGGCCGGTATCGAAGGCGTCACCGTCACGAATGCCGCCATCGCGAACCTCGACGGGACGGCCGATGTGGTCATCACCCAGCAGCAACTCACCGACCGGGCCACGGCGAAGTCGCCGGACTCGGTGCACGTGTCGGTGGACAACTTCATGAACTCGCCGAAGTACGACGAGGTCGTCGAGATG